A section of the Candidatus Nitrosacidococcus sp. I8 genome encodes:
- a CDS encoding 16S rRNA (uracil(1498)-N(3))-methyltransferase, which produces MATIPRIYMPLSLETDMTVTLDERAATHIRVLRLKLGSSLYVFDGQGNEYKGILTEINKKQVQIHLLDRLDRETESSLTITLAQGISRGNHMDYAVQKAVELGVNRIIPLITEYSNVSQERAEKRLAHWQGIIMSSCEQCGRNYLPTLENPQLLADFLKVIHHEQGLKILLDPTANSLLKNFSPPSNKLFMVVIGPEGGLSTTEIKQAQESGFIGIRLGPRILRTETATTAALTGLQLLWGDF; this is translated from the coding sequence ATGGCAACCATCCCCCGTATTTATATGCCCTTATCTTTAGAAACAGATATGACAGTGACATTGGATGAAAGGGCAGCGACACACATTAGGGTACTCCGCCTTAAACTAGGATCTTCTCTATATGTATTTGATGGGCAGGGAAACGAATATAAAGGGATTTTAACTGAAATCAATAAAAAACAAGTTCAAATTCATTTATTAGATCGGCTAGATCGAGAAACTGAATCATCACTCACTATTACCCTAGCTCAAGGAATTTCCCGTGGAAATCATATGGATTATGCGGTGCAAAAAGCAGTAGAGCTAGGGGTAAATCGGATTATTCCTTTAATTACGGAATATAGTAATGTTAGCCAAGAGCGAGCTGAAAAACGCTTAGCCCACTGGCAAGGAATTATAATGAGTTCCTGTGAACAATGCGGCCGTAATTATCTTCCTACCTTAGAAAATCCTCAATTACTTGCCGACTTTCTAAAAGTTATCCATCATGAGCAAGGGCTAAAAATATTACTTGACCCTACCGCAAACAGTTTATTAAAAAACTTCTCTCCTCCTTCAAATAAACTATTTATGGTAGTGATTGGTCCAGAAGGGGGATTAAGTACTACAGAAATAAAACAAGCTCAAGAATCTGGTTTTATTGGAATACGGTTAGGTCCTCGAATTTTACGTACAGAAACTGCTACGACAGCTGCATTAACTGGCCTCCAACTACTTTGGGGGGATTTTTAA
- a CDS encoding cistern family PEP-CTERM protein yields the protein MYKKIALLATTTLLGFVAIPIQAVVITGSTVNLTSGDVGKSFDLNWAQQASGKTPALSASSTWIMDSFDTSTNTATFSITLDNTTDLATSGLSNAGITTFGFQADNLDFADSSITGDVFNNIGNVNGNFPGGFSVNTCVSTAGCKGGAQGSALAAGDSTSMNLSLAFGGGGIENGITLSTFPIKFQTSAGSYEFAASVSTPNNGNPTNPSVPEPSILWLFGAGLFALGWVNRRHNFCSHSQTCFV from the coding sequence ATGTATAAAAAAATAGCACTTTTGGCAACAACCACTCTATTGGGTTTTGTAGCTATCCCCATACAGGCAGTTGTGATTACTGGCTCTACCGTGAACCTTACTTCAGGCGATGTGGGTAAATCTTTTGATTTAAATTGGGCACAGCAAGCTAGTGGAAAGACTCCTGCACTATCAGCCAGTAGTACTTGGATCATGGATTCTTTTGATACCAGCACAAATACTGCAACTTTCTCAATAACACTTGATAATACAACTGATTTAGCTACCTCTGGACTTAGCAACGCAGGTATTACTACCTTTGGGTTTCAAGCAGATAATTTAGATTTTGCTGATTCCTCCATAACTGGTGATGTATTTAATAATATCGGCAATGTTAATGGTAACTTCCCTGGCGGTTTTAGTGTGAATACATGTGTATCTACTGCAGGTTGTAAGGGTGGAGCACAAGGTAGTGCACTGGCAGCAGGAGATAGCACTTCAATGAATCTATCCCTAGCTTTCGGTGGTGGTGGTATTGAAAATGGGATAACACTTTCAACGTTCCCAATCAAATTCCAAACCTCCGCTGGTTCTTATGAATTTGCTGCATCTGTATCAACACCAAACAATGGTAACCCAACGAATCCATCAGTGCCTGAACCTAGCATTCTTTGGTTATTTGGTGCAGGGTTATTTGCATTAGGCTGGGTCAATCGTCGTCACAATTTCTGTAGCCATAGCCAAACTTGCTTTGTTTAA
- a CDS encoding adenosylmethionine--8-amino-7-oxononanoate transaminase — MNNQQWVERDLNVLWHPCTQMKDHEKLPLIPIRRGKGVWLEDFNGKKYLDGISSWWVNLFGHANPRISEKVKAQLDTLEHVILAGFSHKPIIELSERLKAITPEGLSRCFYADIGSAAIEVALKMSYQYWYNQGKTKKTRFITLTNSYHGETLGALAVGDVALYKETYKLLLMDVITVPSPDCFYREAGESEADYTKRQFSHMEATLERHHEEVCAVIVEPLVQCAGNMRMYDPIYLSLLRESCDHYGIHLIHDEIAVGFGRTGTLFACNQANIAPDFLCLSKGLTGGYLPLAVVLTHNDIYQAFYDDYGTLKAFLHSHSYTGNPLACRAALATLDIFKEDPVLENNQTLAKVMKMATAHFIDHPHVTEVRQHGMILAIEMVKDKATKTPYPWQERRGLRVYEYGLTQGVLLRPLGNVVYFMPPYVITPEEIELLAKIAWEGINRATCD, encoded by the coding sequence ATGAATAATCAGCAATGGGTAGAGCGGGATCTCAATGTGCTATGGCATCCTTGCACTCAAATGAAAGATCACGAAAAACTCCCTCTAATTCCCATTCGCCGAGGAAAAGGAGTATGGCTAGAAGATTTTAATGGTAAAAAGTACCTAGATGGGATTAGCTCTTGGTGGGTGAATTTATTTGGTCATGCTAATCCAAGAATTAGCGAAAAGGTAAAAGCCCAATTAGATACTCTGGAGCATGTGATTCTGGCTGGATTTTCCCACAAACCGATTATTGAACTCTCTGAGCGACTCAAAGCCATCACTCCAGAAGGGCTGTCCCGTTGTTTTTATGCCGACATTGGTTCTGCTGCCATTGAAGTAGCGTTAAAAATGAGCTACCAGTATTGGTACAACCAAGGGAAAACCAAAAAAACACGCTTCATTACCCTAACTAATAGTTACCATGGAGAAACCTTGGGGGCATTAGCAGTAGGAGATGTAGCGCTTTATAAAGAAACCTATAAACTTCTGTTGATGGATGTAATTACGGTACCTTCTCCCGATTGTTTTTATCGAGAAGCAGGGGAAAGTGAGGCAGATTATACTAAAAGGCAATTTAGTCACATGGAGGCAACACTTGAACGCCATCATGAAGAAGTTTGTGCGGTAATCGTTGAGCCTTTAGTCCAGTGTGCAGGCAATATGCGGATGTATGATCCTATTTATCTTTCTTTACTCCGAGAATCCTGCGATCACTATGGGATTCATTTAATTCATGATGAAATAGCGGTGGGTTTTGGTCGTACTGGTACTTTATTTGCCTGTAATCAAGCCAATATTGCCCCTGATTTTCTATGCTTATCTAAAGGACTCACAGGAGGTTATTTGCCTCTAGCAGTAGTCTTGACTCATAATGATATTTATCAAGCTTTTTATGATGATTATGGTACCTTAAAAGCTTTTCTTCACTCCCATAGCTATACGGGCAATCCTCTTGCTTGTCGGGCAGCTTTAGCTACCCTAGATATTTTCAAAGAAGATCCAGTACTAGAGAATAATCAAACCCTAGCTAAAGTGATGAAAATGGCTACTGCCCACTTTATAGATCATCCCCATGTGACAGAAGTACGTCAACATGGGATGATTTTAGCCATTGAAATGGTTAAAGATAAAGCGACCAAAACCCCTTATCCTTGGCAAGAACGGCGAGGGCTGCGAGTCTATGAATATGGCTTAACCCAAGGAGTGCTCTTACGTCCCTTAGGTAATGTGGTGTATTTTATGCCCCCTTATGTAATTACACCTGAAGAAATTGAACTATTGGCAAAAATAGCTTGGGAAGGGATTAATCGGGCTACTTGTGATTAA